GTTTTTGCAAGAGCTGCGCCGTGCTGCTTCGCGTGCTTGTTGTACTGCAGGTAATAATAAGGCAATCAAAATGGCGATAATGGCAATCACTACCAGTAGTTCAATCAGTGTAAAACCGCGCTTCAATGAATGATTCAACTTCACGTCTTTGCTCCTTCGAATAAAGAAATAAGTGGAAAAACGTACCAAGAATAATGACATATGATTTTTTAAAATTTGAAGTAGTAATTGGTAGAAATTTGTTTCTAATAAGCTGATTTATCGACTACGACTTGTTAGTTCATTAATATACAAGTGTATTAATATAAGTATATAATTAGCCATGTCTTTCTGTCAATAAGATTTAAAATATAAATTAAATTTATTGAACAGGTGTTTTTTAGGCGTGAGGATTTGTATCGATATTTCCCCAATATAGAATCGATGGGGGGATTATGGGGGGATGTATTAATCGCCCAGCAGTTGGGCTTTATGCTTACGAAGTCTCATCAGATTCTTTCAGATTTCTGATGACCCTACATCCAAAGGTGCACGCGCTCCCGTAATTCAGCGGGCAGATGTTTTTTAATGGCGCTCATCACCTGATTATCGTGATAGCGAGTACTGAAATGCGCGAGAATGAGCAATTCATTCTGAAATCGATCCGCACGTTCGATGAGATCATCAAGGTGCATGTGACCGAATTTATGAATCTTTTCACGGCGGTGTTCAGGACGATAAAAAGTCATCTCGGTGATCAAAACTTTTGACTGAAAGGATGTCTCGAAATGATCCAGGCCTGCAGGAGCTGTATCTCCAGTATAACACACTAAAGGTACACGAACCTCTTCGCTGACATCAATTCCTGACATACGGGCATCGCGGATTTCCGTTTCCGGTTTACCGATGAACTCTGATTTTAGTTTTTTGCGACAATCCCAAACCTGGAATCCAAGCGAAGGTACTGTATGCTTTGTTCGAAAGGCTGTTACAACGTGTTCTCTGGAAAGCTGAACCTCTTGCCCATCCTTAAGACCAACCAGTTCGCATTCCATACGCCCGCGATCCAATTGCTGCCAGCTTTTTAGCATATTCCAAACCGGATCCACTACTTCTTCGGGCAGATAAATAGTGGGAGGACTCATTTTCATCATACGTCGGCGCGCCACATAAGCGGGCAAGGCTGCCATGTGATCCAAATGTGCGTGCGAGATAAAAAAGGTCGAAGTCCCCATAAATGACCAGGGGCTTCCCCCCATGTCAAACCCCAGCTTGAGTTCGGGGACTCTCCAGTAACTCTGTACTGCAGCGCGCGAATACCCCTCGATTGTGAGTCCTTTATATTTCACGGATTGCAGAGGTAAGTTTTCAAGCATAGGAGCTACATAGCCGAATCATCAAGGAATTTAATATGGAGGAAGTCAGACTAACTCAATTTCGCTGACGAACCAAGAAATACACCGCCGTATTTCGAAAACCTTTCGATGTTCAGCGGTGAAAGCGTGCAAAAGAATGCATGACAGACCGAAGGACACTTATTTCACCGGTATGGATCGGCCTGTCTGGATACTTTTAGCTTCGGCATAGCAAATTTTCAGCGCATCTCTTGCGAGTGCTCCCGATAATGCCTCTGGTTCTTCCCCAGACTCAAGGGCATTTACGGCCGCCTGTAATTCCAGCGTGAAGGCTGCGCACCAGGCATCTCCTCCTTTTAGTTTCGGGTGTTGCAAACGGCCTTTTTGAGTAATCAGTGTCAGAGGCTGGCTGACAACCCATTCTTTCTTTTTACCGACGCCCATTGTGCCAGCACCAAACAATACTGTGGCATCTTCGAAATAAAGTTCATAGCCATGAGCAAATTCAAGACCACGTGCCGCAATACCTCCGCTCACACAACTAATTGCCAGGTTGGGTTCATCGTAATCATAGACAGTGTGAACATGATTGACATAACCCTGGTTTTCAATTCCACGCGAAGTGACTTTTCGAGGGACACCACACATTAGGCTGATCAGATGATTGTCATGAATATGCAGATCGATTCCCCAACCTCCCAGTTTCTGGAAGTCTTCTATATTTTCCGACCATTTCGGAGGCGCCATGACTCGACGAAAATGAGCGGCTAAAAGTTTTCCGTATTTATTACTACGAACACATTCGACAGCGAACTGGAATTCGGGGAAAAAGGGGAGTACCTGGGCCACCATGAACTGTACACCCGCTTTCTTGGCTGCGTTTACCATTTTATTGGCTGCTTTAAGGTCGATGGCGATTGGTTTCTCGACGAGTGTATGTTTTCCAGCCCGAATTGAATCAAGGGCAACTTTCTCATGCATTTCTGTTGGCAGACAGATATCAACCAGGTCAATCTCAGGGTCGGCTAACAAATCGTGATAGTCTTTGTACTGTTTGACTTTGGATAAATCTTCCTGTCCACCGCGTGGTCCGAAATTCCCTTCGATGCTGCTCCAGTCCCCCGCCAGTTTTTTGGAATCACGAGTCGCGATTGCCGTAACTTTGGCTCCTTTGAGTTTTTTTGCTCCCTCATAATGAGCCATTCCCATAAAACCAATACCGATAATCCCGATCCGAATCATAGCTTTCCCCTGCAGTTGCGGCAGACTTCTCAAGTAAATTTACACAATTGCTAAAGACTGACGATCAGTAATGAAATCGTCAAGCGGTCGCCAGCCCGTTTTCTTGCTTCTTTTTTTATCTTCTTAAATTTTAAAACCTGATCTTCTGGTCGCTTTATCTCCATCATTCAAACTGAGTTGTCATGAAGACCTTCCTTCAGGCGGTAGTCACCGGTTTCCAGTATAGTGGAACTCGATATTTGGAGCTGTGACTCGATGAGTTTTGGTGATCAAAAACAGGTGTCTTTGGGTCTCATTTAGTAGCAAAAAGAGCTGTGTCGATGCCCGTTTATTAGGCAGTCGCTGTGGTGCGCGATTTTTAGGCACATGTTGGGTTAATTTAGGTGGAATAGGCGTGCTTTGTCCTGTGTTTTGAGGACTCTTTGTTATTTTTCAGTCTGGGCTAGACACATTAAATCAAAAGGTGTTATCATACTGATGTCGACATCGTAGTGATGGCAGTTTTGGTGTAGATATAATTGTTTTCAGCAAGCTGTCGAGATGAGTACTCTTGAACTACCCTCATCCTTAATGTGGCTTCAACCTTTCTGGAAAGGTTACAAGGAAGTTTGAGGGAACAGATAACGAAGGATTCGAAAAGAAATGCTTGTATTATCACGTAAGCCCGGCGAACGAATTCGAATTGGCGATGATGTAACTTTAACGATTGTTCGAATCGGCCCTAATTCAGTTAGATTAGGGATCGATGCTCCTCGAAGTATGAGTATCGTGCGCGAAGAACTCTGTATTGACTTTTCTGATTTACCAGAAGCCAGCCAATTGACAGAGAAAACTCCTTCGCCTTAATTTGAATTGCTGTCTTAACTCCCCATCTCACAAGGCCTCAAGTCTTTCTTGATCGCTTAATCATTCGATTAGAGTTTTGCTGATCGATTTGTCATTACTGCACTCGATAAGAAAAGCATTGGTAATGTCCACCGATTCGCACTCACCAGGTTCCTCACCGACTTTAGTCTGCCTGCATGCTGTTTTTCAGGGGCGTGTGCAGGGAGTTGGCTTTCGTTATCGAACTTCAAAATTGGCAAAGCAGCATCCCATTACTGGATTTGTCAAAAATTTGTCTGATGGAACTGTGGAATTAGTGGCTCAAGCGAATAGGAAAGCAGAGCTGGACCATTTTTTCGATGAAATGATGTTGATGTTTGCAACGAATGTCACCGATGTGGCGATTCAGGAAATCGATCCAGATTCGACCCTGCAGGACTTCAGGATCGCACGCTGATTGATATACCGTTGAGCAGATGGTGGTTAGAGTGAAGCCAATTTGGCAAATTTTAGCGGATGTATGCGACAGATTAGGGAAAACGTCTCCCGAATTACCTTGGATTCTTTACTTTGACCACCTTTTCTCGGTAAAGTAGGAATTGCTTGAAATGCTTTGCAGCATTTCCTTTGATAGTTGAAATCTTCATCGGTTTCTGAAGGCAGTTCTCACTCTTTCAGGGTTCTGTTTCTCAGCTGGAACATTTTTTCAGATGAGACCTGTCAAAAGCTTGTTTGTGGAGACTGAAATTGATTTGTTTTCAGAACTTCAAAAATAAATCCAACATCTGAAGCGGTCAGATTCGTACAATTCGTGAGTGATTCTGTGCCTGTTTTGGCTTTGAAATGACGTCGCGTCTTACTTTATCAGTTCATATTATTTAGTTGAGTGGTGGATAAACGATGGAAAACCTTTTGGTTTTTTCTGCTGAAAATGCTGACCTGACTGTGCAATGGTGGATCACCGGAGCAGGGGTATTGCTCTATTTCATGGTGTTATTTGGAGTGACGGCATATACCCAGGCAGGAGTCATTGCCAGAGCTACGACGAAAGAAGCGATTCGCCAGCCAGTGTTTTTGCTTTTGCTCTCCTTGGGGTTGGTTTTGCTTTTGTTGAATACGTTTCTGCCATTCTTTTCGATGGGTGATGATGTCAAAATGTTAATGGACTGCGGCCTGGCTACAATTTTGATTTGTAGTTTGCTACTTGCAATCTGGTCTGCCAGTACAAGTATTGCGGATGAGATTGAAGGTAAAACCGCAATGACGTTATTATCCAAGCCGATTAATCGTCGTCAATTTATCGTCGGGAAATATCTGGGAATTCTGAAAGCCGTTGTTTGGCTAATGCTTCCTTTAGTGATTACCTTTCTGTTACTTGTTTATTTTAAGGTTGGGTATGACGCGAGAGAAGCTTCCAAAGACGTTCCGACTCACGCAGAAAAAATGGCTGCTGTCTGGCTGATTCTGCCAGGGATTCTTTTGATTTATATGGAAGTTGCAATCTTGACCGCAATCAGTGTTGCGATTTCTACTCGATTACCGATGATGGTGAACATGATAGTTTGTTTTGGTGTCTACATCATTGGGCACCTGACACCAAACCTGGTCCAGGCCAAAGCAGAAGGACTGGAATTCGTAAAATTTACAGGTCAGTTGATCGCTACGATTCTGCCGAACCTGGATAACTTTAATGTCTCACCAGCGGTAGCAACTGGGACAATCGTTCCGCCAGTCTATATTGGTCATTCCGCTTTAAGCTGTCTGCTTTATTCCGGAATTGCGATTTTGGTTGCATTTATCCTTTTTGAAGATCGTGACCTTGCCTGAACAACGGGGAACGAGCTTCGTTTATCAGTAATTTCAAACAGATTCGGTGGGTCCCGTGTCAAATCGTCAGCCCAACGCATTCCATCGTGCATTTCCTGCGCGGGAATTCTTTCGCGGGTCGGCTAGATCAGTATTGTTTTGGTCACTTTTTAACGGCTTGTTGCTAACTCTGATACTGGTCGATTTATTTCTCATTATCGACTTACTCAACCATCGAGGCAAAATTACGGTTCGTGGAGAACAAAATGTCCTGGCGCTTCAGGATATCAGATCCGTTGAAGCTCCTGTTATTGTTCCCGAGCAGGAAGCCAAACCAGAGAATGAGCTAGATGAAGCAGGACCAGATGAAGCCAAATCTGAAGAAGGGCCTGGAAAATCAGCAGAAATAGAAAAAGGCAATACAGAGACACCTGCTCCCGAAAATCCGAACTACCTTATTTTGACTGATACGGGGATTTTGCCATCGGTGTGGTGGGTCCAAGTCAAATATCAGAATGGAATACTGAAGCAACTCTACCAGCGTTTCCCTTTACTTCAGGAAAATCAGTCTGCCCTGTTTACCCTGATCCTTGTGGCATTAGTTCTGGCAAGTTTACGAGTTTTAATTCGATGGAGATCCAGGCAGCTGAGCCTGAAAATTTCTCGTCATGTTTCAATGACGCTCCGAAGTATGATTCATCGACAAGCGCTTCGATTGGGACCGGGAGATTTATCAGGCAAAGAAACCGATCAGGCTTTCAATTTGTTTATTAAAGATGTCGAGGTTGTGGAGAATGGCGTTTTCCAATGGGTCTATCGCATGTCTCAACATCCCGTCACACTATTAATACTGTTTTTATTCGCGGTATCAATTGATTGGAGGCTGACCTTTCAATGTGTCATACCATTAGCGGCCGCCTGGTACTTTTTACTGCAGTACCGCAAAAATTATGAACTTCAACATGCCAAAACACTCGTCTCAATTGAATCTGAATTGTCATTGTTAGCTGAAAACTTGCGAAGTACACGTTTGGTTCGTGGGTATGGAATGGAAATAGTAGAGCATGATCGTTTCCAGAAACATCTCGAAAAATATTCGGAGAATACAACCAATTTAAAACGAGTTGAAGGTTGGGTTCACCGCATTGCCCGCGGACTGGCGGTATTCTGCTCGTGTCTGGTGATATTTTTGGTAGGCTATAAAGTGCTGCTGAATCCAGAGAGTTTGCCGTTCTCTGCGGCGATTTTAATTGTGGGCATCTTTTCCTTTTTCTATTTGCCAGTCAACGGGCTCTACGAACTGATTGGAGTACGTTCTGGTGCTAATATCGCTGCAAGCTCTGTGTATCGATATCTCAACAAGATTCCCGAAGTGAGTCAGGCGGTAGGCGCCAAATTTCTGGAGCCGTTATCGCAGGCACTTCAATTTGAGAATGTGAGTTATCGTCTATCCTCACAAGAGCCTGAAATTCTCAGTGGCTTTGATTTAAAAATTCCTGCGGGAACGAGTACCGCTTTTGTCTCTCTCGAAGCGCTTGCACCGCGTGCGGCGAGTTACCTGATTCCACGATTTATAGAACCGAAGTCAGGACGGGTACTAATGGATGGTGAAGACAGCGCCTGGGTGACTTTAGAATCTCTAAGAGCCGAAGCCATTTATGTTGGCGGAAATGACCTTTGTCTGACAGGAACGGTAAAAGAAAATATTCGATGTGGTGATGAACGTTATTCATTACAGGAAGTAATTGCTGCTTCAAAAGAGGTACGCGCGCATCAATTTGTCCAAAACTTACCACAAGGGTATGAGACTGCTTTAGGGCAAAATGGCGAGGAATTAACGATCGGCGAGTGCTTCCGTTTGGGTTTAGCAAGGGCTTTGCTAAGAAAGCCCGCTTTATTAATTATCGAAGAACCAGAGGGACCACTCGACGAGGATACAAAAACACTCTTGGAAGATACGTACTCACGAATTTTTCAGAATCGTACCATTTTTATCATTCCTTCTCGGATTACGACGCTCCGCAATGCAGATCAAGTGGTACTGATTCATGAAGGAAAAGTGGAAGCAGTGGATACTCAGGCAAACTTATTAAAGAAATCAGCTTTGTATCGACATTGGGAATATACTCGATTTAATCAGTTCAGGCACCTGCAAGAACCTTCGAACGGACGTTGAACCTAAGCATTAGTTATGGACATTCTTCATTCTCCTGTGGTCGAACAGGCGATTCGATTGGCTGCGATGGCCCACAAATCTCAAAAGCGAAAAGCATCAGGAATTCCATATATTTCGCATCCCATGAGTGTGTGCCTGATCTTAACAAAGGCTGGTTTTCACGATGAGGATATTCTTGCCGCCGCAGTCCTTCATGACGTTGTTGAAGATACAAACTTGACGATTGAGCAACTCACAGAGCATTTTTCTGAAGAAGTGATTCAGTATGTCAGTGAAATGACAGAGCAAAAAGAAACAACCGAGGGGGAAAAGCGGAATTGGCGTGAGCGTAAACAGGACCATATTGAAGTCATGCAACAGGCAACACTGGGAGCGCGCGCAATTGAATTAGCGGATAAGCTTCATAATCTGGAAGCGATGCTGTTCGATTTACGATCAGAAGATATTAATGAATTTTGGAAACACTTTGGTGCCAGTCCGACTGAAATTTTTCAATATTATCGTTCTATGATTGATGCGGCTGGGCAGTCGGACCAACAATTAGAGACCCTGGTACACAACTGTAATGCACGACTCGACGAATTGAAAAAATATCTTCCGTGAGCACTGCATTTGCGATACAACACTTTATGATAGTTTGGTAGAGTTTTGGGGTAACCTGTATTGCATATGGTAAGTCCGAACATCCAGAACTCTCGTGGGAAAATGCCCTTGATTTAGAGCAGATTGTCAATCGTAACGGGATGGTAGCGTGAATAGTGGTTCGTCAATGCCGTTCAAAACGGAAGGTAAAGTGAACGATGAGGCAGCAGAAAAGAGAATATTCAAACAGTTTTCTCTGGTTTTGGAATAATTGGATTGGTCTGTTTTTTTTCGTCTTCTTCGCATTTGGTGTTATTGTCGGAGGCGCTCTTTATCTTGATTCTCGACTTGCAGAAATTGAAGATCATCTTCAATATGTTCCACCACGGAGCTATGAGCCACCCAATCTGGATGACTATCAAGCAGGAAATAT
The Gimesia aquarii DNA segment above includes these coding regions:
- a CDS encoding carbon storage regulator, encoding MLVLSRKPGERIRIGDDVTLTIVRIGPNSVRLGIDAPRSMSIVREELCIDFSDLPEASQLTEKTPSP
- a CDS encoding acylphosphatase; protein product: MSTDSHSPGSSPTLVCLHAVFQGRVQGVGFRYRTSKLAKQHPITGFVKNLSDGTVELVAQANRKAELDHFFDEMMLMFATNVTDVAIQEIDPDSTLQDFRIAR
- a CDS encoding HD domain-containing protein — protein: MDILHSPVVEQAIRLAAMAHKSQKRKASGIPYISHPMSVCLILTKAGFHDEDILAAAVLHDVVEDTNLTIEQLTEHFSEEVIQYVSEMTEQKETTEGEKRNWRERKQDHIEVMQQATLGARAIELADKLHNLEAMLFDLRSEDINEFWKHFGASPTEIFQYYRSMIDAAGQSDQQLETLVHNCNARLDELKKYLP
- a CDS encoding MBL fold metallo-hydrolase; amino-acid sequence: MLENLPLQSVKYKGLTIEGYSRAAVQSYWRVPELKLGFDMGGSPWSFMGTSTFFISHAHLDHMAALPAYVARRRMMKMSPPTIYLPEEVVDPVWNMLKSWQQLDRGRMECELVGLKDGQEVQLSREHVVTAFRTKHTVPSLGFQVWDCRKKLKSEFIGKPETEIRDARMSGIDVSEEVRVPLVCYTGDTAPAGLDHFETSFQSKVLITEMTFYRPEHRREKIHKFGHMHLDDLIERADRFQNELLILAHFSTRYHDNQVMSAIKKHLPAELRERVHLWM
- a CDS encoding ABC transporter ATP-binding protein produces the protein MSNRQPNAFHRAFPAREFFRGSARSVLFWSLFNGLLLTLILVDLFLIIDLLNHRGKITVRGEQNVLALQDIRSVEAPVIVPEQEAKPENELDEAGPDEAKSEEGPGKSAEIEKGNTETPAPENPNYLILTDTGILPSVWWVQVKYQNGILKQLYQRFPLLQENQSALFTLILVALVLASLRVLIRWRSRQLSLKISRHVSMTLRSMIHRQALRLGPGDLSGKETDQAFNLFIKDVEVVENGVFQWVYRMSQHPVTLLILFLFAVSIDWRLTFQCVIPLAAAWYFLLQYRKNYELQHAKTLVSIESELSLLAENLRSTRLVRGYGMEIVEHDRFQKHLEKYSENTTNLKRVEGWVHRIARGLAVFCSCLVIFLVGYKVLLNPESLPFSAAILIVGIFSFFYLPVNGLYELIGVRSGANIAASSVYRYLNKIPEVSQAVGAKFLEPLSQALQFENVSYRLSSQEPEILSGFDLKIPAGTSTAFVSLEALAPRAASYLIPRFIEPKSGRVLMDGEDSAWVTLESLRAEAIYVGGNDLCLTGTVKENIRCGDERYSLQEVIAASKEVRAHQFVQNLPQGYETALGQNGEELTIGECFRLGLARALLRKPALLIIEEPEGPLDEDTKTLLEDTYSRIFQNRTIFIIPSRITTLRNADQVVLIHEGKVEAVDTQANLLKKSALYRHWEYTRFNQFRHLQEPSNGR
- a CDS encoding Gfo/Idh/MocA family protein, with the protein product MIRIGIIGIGFMGMAHYEGAKKLKGAKVTAIATRDSKKLAGDWSSIEGNFGPRGGQEDLSKVKQYKDYHDLLADPEIDLVDICLPTEMHEKVALDSIRAGKHTLVEKPIAIDLKAANKMVNAAKKAGVQFMVAQVLPFFPEFQFAVECVRSNKYGKLLAAHFRRVMAPPKWSENIEDFQKLGGWGIDLHIHDNHLISLMCGVPRKVTSRGIENQGYVNHVHTVYDYDEPNLAISCVSGGIAARGLEFAHGYELYFEDATVLFGAGTMGVGKKKEWVVSQPLTLITQKGRLQHPKLKGGDAWCAAFTLELQAAVNALESGEEPEALSGALARDALKICYAEAKSIQTGRSIPVK
- a CDS encoding ABC transporter permease translates to MENLLVFSAENADLTVQWWITGAGVLLYFMVLFGVTAYTQAGVIARATTKEAIRQPVFLLLLSLGLVLLLLNTFLPFFSMGDDVKMLMDCGLATILICSLLLAIWSASTSIADEIEGKTAMTLLSKPINRRQFIVGKYLGILKAVVWLMLPLVITFLLLVYFKVGYDAREASKDVPTHAEKMAAVWLILPGILLIYMEVAILTAISVAISTRLPMMVNMIVCFGVYIIGHLTPNLVQAKAEGLEFVKFTGQLIATILPNLDNFNVSPAVATGTIVPPVYIGHSALSCLLYSGIAILVAFILFEDRDLA